The following proteins come from a genomic window of Pichia kudriavzevii chromosome 1, complete sequence:
- a CDS encoding uncharacterized protein (PKUD0A06900; similar to Saccharomyces cerevisiae YBR108W (AIM3); ancestral locus Anc_3.359), which yields MSFWDNHKDSIKAGGISVLKGAGKATKAVSKAGYSAYKNHNSKSNAAPSEEQDSHQVEEGYMPAARDDPKSFPPPPKHVAAYGTQGASHMVQQQQYQPHMAAQSQPPNLVDYNNPYHQPPQQQQQHDQPLQVQYPSQQQYSVNVQPQTQSLPPRDQNYSGYQQPSVNPAYPPPPPRGVDTSTNQLSLSTSAPAPPPPPARDQSYPGYQQPVQQPVQYSRQPTYQYQQQHINVAYPHTPSGEVQQSPYQQSIQSVEHQQPPPPLREQTCSSYQQPSVVPGSIQSSATQAQQPLYLQANHHHQQQQQPPMVEQQLANFQQQYQPISAPGTSTTSLNTYQVPNTSVPSPPVRTPVYPGGVEGGNTEGTRSTSFSEESTLPHGEAKITEPKFKTNLMEFDITKFGAPPPRARLTKDEDAYMTRKKQEAERLKQIKEASLQKARESTSKSIESFKSNTRANSLTPNASITPEPTPDPAQGVLHALDSEPSVAKPFSLPEISQIQPPPPMHRNSEIGMKSAVPPPPYRQKSTSGKTDSPPMLNMVAPEPVGVSETSQNVLSYPISNQPASLSAREPMKTPSPLEQNTSSASMTQAQAQIQQGYSCRQEDAPKTDTVKKKTPPAKPTKPNQLKQKPPKPVKPSSLASAVPSSDTGNQKPPIAPKSSAHGNHIKELQAKLGNLNFA from the coding sequence ATGTCGTTTTGGGACAATCACAAGGACTCGATCAAAGCAGGTGGTATCTCTGTTCTGAAGGGTGCTGGAAAGGCAACGAAAGCTGTCTCAAAGGCGGGATATTCGGCATATAAGAACCACAACTCAAAATCTAATGCTGCTCCTTCCGAAGAACAAGATTCACATCAGGTTGAGGAAGGATACATGCCAGCAGCAAGGGATGACCCAAAATCATTCCCCCCTCCTCCAAAGCATGTTGCAGCGTATGGTACTCAGGGTGCCTCACATATGgtacaacaacagcagTATCAGCCACATATGGCAGCTCAATCTCAACCTCCAAATTTGGTTGACTACAATAACCCATATCATCAACCCcctcaacaacaacaacaacacgATCAGCCACTACAGGTGCAATATCCATCTCAACAGCAATACTCTGTAAATGTGCAACCGCAAACGCAATCTCTTCCTCCTAGAGATCAAAACTATTCCGGCTATCAGCAACCTTCGGTTAATCCCGCATACCCTCCTCCACCACCTAGAGGAGTGGATACGTCAACTAACCAACTTTCTTTATCCACATCAGCACCAGCACCTCCACCTCCTCCAGCAAGAGACCAAAGCTATCCGGGTTATCAGCAACCTGTACAACAACCTGTACAATATTCAAGACAACCAACCTATCagtaccaacaacaacatatTAATGTGGCTTATCCACACACGCCCTCTGGAGAAGTACAGCAATCGCCGTATCAACAATCAATTCAAAGTGTCGAACATCAACAACCCCCTCCTCCGCTCAGAGAGCAAACCTGTTCGAGCTATCAACAGCCATCCGTAGTTCCAGGATCCATACAAAGTTCTGCAACACAAGCACAACAACCTCTTTATCTGCAAGCtaatcatcatcatcaacaacaacaacaacctcCAATGGTAGAACAACAGCTTGCAaactttcaacaacaatatcaacCCATCTCTGCTCCTGGAACAAGTACAACTTCACTCAATACATACCAAGTACCAAACACATCGGTTCCATCTCCACCAGTTAGAACTCCTGTTTACCCTGGTGGTGTAGAAGGTGGAAATACTGAAGGAACACGTTCTACCTCTTTTTCTGAAGAGTCCACCCTACCACATGGTGAAGCTAAAATTACGGAGCctaaattcaaaacaaaccTTATGGAATTTGACATAACCAAGTTTGGGGCACCTCCTCCTCGTGCCCGTTTGAcaaaagatgaagatgcatATATGACACGTAAAAAACAAGAGGCAGAACGTTTGAAGCAAATCAAGGAAGCCTCATTACAAAAGGCGAGAGAGTCCACCAGTAAAAGCATTGAGAGTTTCAAGTCGAACACAAGAGCAAATTCATTGACTCCAAATGCTTCAATTACACCAGAACCCACACCCGATCCTGCTCAGGGTGTTTTACATGCGCTAGATAGTGAACCTTCTGTCGCCAAGCCCTTCAGTTTACCTGAAATTTCGCAAATTCAGCCGCCGCCGCCTATGCATCGGAATTCAGAGATAGGCATGAAAAGTGCCGTCCCTCCTCCACCGTATAGACAAAAGTCAACCTCAGGCAAGACGGACTCCCCTCCTATGTTAAACATGGTAGCACCAGAACCAGTAGGTGTATCTGAAACTTCTCAAAATGTTCTGTCATATCCGATTTCAAATCAACCCGCAAGCTTGAGCGCACGTGAGCCAATGAAAACTCCTTCTCCGTTAGAGCAAAATACTTCTAGTGCTAGCATGACACAAGCCCAAGCCCAAATACAGCAAGGCTACTCTTGTAGACAGGAAGATGCTCCGAAAACCGATACtgtgaagaagaaaacacCACCTGCTAAACCTACCAAACCCAACCAACTTAAGCAGAAGCCTCCAAAACCCGTCAAACCCTCATCTCTTGCGTCTGCAGTTCCGTCTTCCGATACTGGTAACCAGAAACCTCCTATAGCACCAAAAAGTAGTGCACATGGCAACCATATCAAGGAACTTCAAGCAAAGTTGGGAAACCTAAACTTTGCATAA